A DNA window from Hemibagrus wyckioides isolate EC202008001 linkage group LG11, SWU_Hwy_1.0, whole genome shotgun sequence contains the following coding sequences:
- the LOC131361089 gene encoding cell surface glycoprotein 1-like yields MDPTTCGEPSPTYERSLFCVDPTTCEEPIPSYERPLSCMDPTTCEEPIPTYERPLSSMDPTTCEEPIPTYERPLSSMDPTTCEEPIPTYERPLSSMDPTTCEEPIPTYERPLSSIGPTTCEEPIPTYERPLSSMDPTTCEEPIPTYERPLSSMDPTTYEEPIHTYERPLSSMDPTTCEEPIHTYERPLSSMDPTTCGEPIPTYERPLSCMDPTTCGEPLSSMEPTSCMDPTTCGEPIPTYERPLSSMDPTTCGEPLSSMEPTTCMDPTTCGEPISTCERPLSCMETIPLQKPFLCDESIPRNATIPIEEAITYRESTAFHSSSAPASCPD; encoded by the coding sequence atggatcccaccacctgtggggagcccagccccacctatgagaggtcccTTTTCTGTgtggaccccaccacctgtgaggagcccatcccctcctatgagaggcctctctcatgtatggaccccaccacctgtgaggagcccatccccacctatgagaggcctctctcctctatggaccccaccacctgtgaggagcccatccccacctatgagaggcctctctcctctatggatcccaccacctgtgaggagcccatccccacctatgagaggcctctctcctctatggatcccaccacctgtgaggagcccatccccacctatgagaggcctctctcctctattggtcccaccacctgtgaggagcccatccccacctatgagaggcctctctcctctatggatcccaccacctgtgaggagcccatccccacctatgagaggcctctctcctctatggatcccaccacctatGAGGaacccatccacacctatgagaggcctctctcctctatggatcccaccacctgtgaggagcccatccacacctatgagaggcctctctcctctatggatcccaccacctgtggggaacccatccccacctatgagaggcctctctcctgtatggatcccaccacctgtggggagcctcTCTCCTCTATGGAACCCacctcctgtatggatcccaccacctgtggggagcccatccccacctatgagaggcctctctcctctatggatcccaccacctgtggggagcctctctcctctatggaacccaccacctgtatggatcccaccacctgtggggagcccatctccacctgtgagaggcctctctcctgtatggagacCATCCCCTTGCAGAAACCCTTCCTCTGTGATGAGTCCATCCCCAGGAACGCAACCATCCCCATTGAGGAGGCCATCACCTACAGGGAATCCACAGCGTTTCACAGTTCCTCTGCCCCAGCCTCATGTCCAGATTAA